The proteins below are encoded in one region of Sphingobacterium sp. R2:
- a CDS encoding helicase-related protein has protein sequence MQLIDNINKRLGDDLRQQIQRGSRLSIAASSFSIYAFEALRNELGEIDELRFIFSSPTFVEENLKKEVPKFFIPHLHKEANLCGGEFELRLKNQLNQRAIARECSKWVKDKVRFKSNRHFHQPLHGMIHVKNSAENSVNYAHIGGFTTADLGFTHKKGFPTLIQKTNYPDSEAYLEWFDQVWKNEEDLKEVTEQVQSYFETAYKENSPEFIYFITLYNIFNDFLEDLSLNTLPNDQIGFKDTLIWSKLYNFQRDAVIGAINKLEKYSGCILADSVGLGKTFSALGVIKYYEMRNKDVLVLCPKKLEANWNVYRHNDKNNFLAADRFRYDVLFHTDLSRDQGMSNGRSLENVNWGNYGLVVIDESHNFRNNNPYSDRENRYQKLLRKVIKEGIETKVLMLSATPVNNRFADLRNQLALAYEGEAAIIDQKLDTKSSIEQVFRKAQQAFNTWSKYDTTYRTTENLLEMLDFDFFEILDSLTIARSRKHITTYYDISAIGKFPKRNEPLAIQSPLTEDGHITYVQIAESLTLLNLSVYTPLNYILDSKLDYYRSLYDKEVRAGASKLSQKDRDNSLRILMRINLLKRLESSVDSFRITLQGIIGLIEKTQKTIKNGVKLDDESMQARIEDENFDWDSDWGDEEYFIGKKIKVHVADIDVYRWQEDLQDDLKLLRSIWDSIELVRGNNDYKLRQLLELLEGKINHPFNGQNKKAIVFTAFADTANYLYEHIETHFKNKYGINTTLITGSRKISSAKTIPSDLNPLLTCFSPISKGKSQLYPQINEEIDILIATDCISEGQNLQDCDYLVNYDIHWNPVRIIQRFGRIDRIGSKNDTITLVNFWPDVTLDAYINLKQKVESRMLISNMSSTGDDNILNAREQDLEYRKIQLQKLKDEVIDLEDLREGVDITDLGLNDFRVDLSNYFKLYGTLDHIPEGLHAIVPSDDMLPAGTIFVLKNINSSVNINKANRLHPYYLVYICSDGLLHLRHVESKKILDAMRKLCKGKTEPITDLCKELNEETDEYHRMDDYSSLLKDCISSIIQAEEEKEIHSLFRSGGTTTLMDKIKGLEDFQLITFLIVR, from the coding sequence ATGCAACTCATCGATAATATCAACAAACGCCTTGGTGACGACCTACGGCAACAGATTCAACGAGGAAGTAGGTTAAGCATAGCCGCCTCTTCTTTCTCTATCTATGCCTTTGAAGCGCTTCGCAATGAACTGGGCGAAATCGATGAGCTTCGCTTTATATTCAGTTCGCCTACATTCGTAGAAGAAAACTTAAAGAAAGAAGTCCCCAAGTTTTTCATCCCCCATCTACACAAAGAGGCTAACCTTTGTGGTGGAGAATTTGAACTTCGGCTCAAGAATCAGCTTAATCAACGTGCTATTGCACGGGAATGTTCAAAATGGGTAAAAGACAAGGTTCGGTTTAAGTCGAATCGGCATTTTCATCAACCCTTACATGGAATGATACATGTGAAGAACAGTGCAGAGAATTCAGTCAATTATGCCCATATTGGAGGCTTTACGACTGCCGATTTAGGATTTACACATAAAAAAGGCTTCCCTACCCTGATTCAAAAAACAAACTATCCAGATAGTGAAGCTTATCTGGAATGGTTTGATCAGGTGTGGAAAAACGAAGAAGATCTAAAAGAAGTAACCGAGCAAGTGCAAAGCTATTTTGAGACAGCTTATAAAGAGAACAGTCCCGAGTTTATCTATTTCATTACGCTATACAATATTTTTAATGATTTTCTTGAAGACCTTTCCTTGAATACATTGCCTAATGATCAAATTGGTTTTAAAGATACGTTAATATGGAGCAAGCTCTACAATTTTCAACGTGATGCTGTAATAGGTGCCATTAACAAGCTTGAAAAATATAGCGGCTGCATTTTAGCGGATAGTGTAGGCTTGGGCAAAACCTTCTCTGCTTTAGGGGTGATCAAATACTACGAAATGCGGAATAAGGATGTTCTGGTATTGTGTCCAAAAAAATTAGAAGCGAACTGGAATGTCTACCGTCATAATGACAAGAACAATTTTTTGGCAGCGGACCGCTTCCGGTATGATGTATTATTTCATACAGATCTCAGTCGCGACCAAGGTATGAGCAACGGTAGAAGTTTGGAAAATGTCAATTGGGGGAATTATGGTTTGGTGGTCATTGACGAATCTCATAATTTCAGAAATAACAATCCATATTCAGACCGGGAAAATCGATATCAGAAACTATTGCGTAAAGTGATTAAGGAAGGAATCGAGACAAAGGTCCTTATGTTGTCCGCAACACCTGTCAACAACCGTTTTGCGGACTTACGGAATCAATTAGCATTGGCGTACGAGGGGGAAGCCGCCATTATAGATCAAAAATTGGATACCAAAAGCTCCATAGAGCAGGTTTTCAGAAAAGCACAACAAGCTTTCAATACCTGGAGTAAATACGATACGACATATCGTACAACTGAAAATCTATTGGAGATGCTTGACTTTGATTTCTTCGAAATATTGGATTCATTAACCATCGCACGATCGAGAAAGCACATTACTACCTATTACGACATCAGTGCTATCGGTAAGTTTCCGAAGCGAAATGAGCCACTCGCAATTCAAAGCCCTTTAACGGAGGATGGACATATCACCTACGTGCAAATAGCAGAAAGTCTGACACTATTAAATCTTTCGGTCTACACGCCATTGAATTACATTCTCGACAGCAAGTTGGATTATTATCGATCCCTGTACGATAAGGAAGTTCGTGCGGGAGCGAGCAAATTATCACAAAAAGATCGGGACAATAGCTTACGTATTCTCATGCGTATTAACCTTTTAAAGCGGCTAGAGAGCTCTGTTGATTCATTCCGTATCACGCTTCAAGGTATTATCGGTTTAATTGAGAAAACACAAAAGACTATCAAAAATGGTGTAAAATTAGATGATGAAAGTATGCAGGCAAGAATTGAAGATGAAAATTTTGACTGGGACTCCGATTGGGGTGATGAGGAATACTTTATTGGTAAAAAAATCAAAGTCCATGTTGCCGACATAGATGTTTATCGTTGGCAAGAAGATTTGCAGGATGATCTAAAGCTACTACGCAGTATTTGGGATAGCATTGAGCTTGTCCGTGGAAATAACGATTACAAACTTCGTCAGCTTCTTGAATTATTAGAAGGAAAAATAAACCATCCTTTTAATGGTCAGAATAAAAAAGCGATTGTCTTTACCGCTTTTGCAGATACAGCAAATTATCTGTACGAGCATATTGAAACTCATTTTAAAAATAAATATGGCATCAATACAACGCTCATTACTGGATCGAGAAAAATCAGTTCAGCAAAAACTATACCTTCGGATTTGAATCCATTACTCACTTGCTTTTCTCCGATATCAAAAGGAAAATCTCAGTTATATCCACAGATAAATGAAGAGATTGACATTCTGATTGCAACAGACTGCATTTCGGAGGGACAAAACCTACAGGACTGTGATTATCTAGTCAACTATGACATTCATTGGAATCCAGTGCGTATCATTCAACGATTTGGCCGGATCGATCGTATTGGATCTAAAAATGATACGATAACACTTGTCAATTTTTGGCCAGATGTGACGCTGGACGCCTATATCAATCTAAAGCAAAAAGTAGAGAGCCGTATGCTGATTTCGAATATGTCCAGTACGGGAGATGACAACATCTTGAACGCTAGAGAGCAAGATCTAGAGTACAGAAAGATACAGCTTCAAAAGCTGAAAGATGAAGTAATTGATCTCGAAGATCTTCGAGAGGGCGTAGATATAACAGATCTTGGATTAAACGATTTTCGGGTGGATCTTTCCAATTATTTTAAACTGTATGGAACATTAGATCATATTCCCGAAGGACTACATGCTATTGTTCCTTCTGATGACATGTTGCCGGCAGGTACCATATTTGTCCTGAAGAATATAAATTCGTCGGTCAACATCAATAAAGCTAATCGTTTACATCCATACTACCTGGTATATATCTGTTCGGATGGACTACTTCATCTGAGGCACGTAGAATCTAAAAAGATACTCGATGCCATGCGCAAGCTATGCAAAGGTAAAACGGAACCGATAACCGATCTTTGTAAAGAATTGAATGAAGAGACAGATGAATACCACCGCATGGATGACTATTCAAGCTTATTAAAAGATTGTATCAGCTCCATTATCCAAGCAGAAGAAGAAAAAGAAATACATAGTCTATTCCGATCAGGCGGCACCACTACATTGATGGATAAAATAAAGGGATTGGAAGATTTTCAATTAATCACTTTTTTAATTGTCCGCTAA